One region of Ornithinibacter aureus genomic DNA includes:
- a CDS encoding DMT family transporter, with protein sequence MSAPAGRTRLATLLLIGVTAVWGSTFFLIRDLVETVPPADFLTVRFGIAAIVMFALFRRQTLALSRRDLRIGVVLGVLYGSAQVLQTMGLQHTDASVSGFITGTYVVLTPVLGAVLLREHIRPVTWAAVALATAGLAVLSLRGFAVGAGEALTLLSAVLYAGHIVALGRWSTARAAVGLATVQAAVIAVVTGVAAVPGGLTLPADGGQWASLLYMALIAGAGALWAQTWAQAHLTATRAAIVMALEPVFAAFFAVLLGGESLTRRMLIGGAMVVTAMYLVELKSTPRDPDASAADDPPVEALHHDV encoded by the coding sequence ATGAGTGCTCCCGCCGGGCGGACCCGGCTCGCCACGCTGCTGCTCATCGGCGTCACCGCCGTGTGGGGCTCGACGTTCTTCCTCATCCGCGACCTCGTCGAGACCGTTCCCCCGGCCGACTTCCTCACGGTGCGCTTCGGCATCGCCGCCATCGTGATGTTCGCGCTCTTCCGGCGCCAGACCTTGGCGCTCAGTCGCCGCGACCTGCGCATCGGGGTCGTCCTCGGGGTGCTGTACGGGTCGGCACAGGTGCTCCAGACGATGGGGCTCCAGCACACCGACGCGTCGGTCTCGGGCTTCATCACCGGCACCTACGTCGTGCTGACCCCGGTGCTCGGGGCGGTGCTGCTGCGCGAGCACATCCGGCCGGTGACGTGGGCTGCCGTCGCCCTGGCCACGGCCGGGCTCGCGGTGCTGTCGCTCCGGGGCTTCGCCGTCGGGGCGGGCGAGGCGCTGACCCTGCTCTCCGCCGTGCTCTACGCCGGCCACATCGTCGCTCTGGGGCGGTGGTCGACGGCACGGGCCGCGGTCGGGCTGGCCACCGTGCAGGCCGCGGTGATCGCCGTGGTCACGGGCGTCGCCGCCGTCCCGGGCGGGCTGACCCTGCCGGCCGACGGGGGGCAGTGGGCGTCGCTGCTCTACATGGCGCTCATCGCCGGGGCCGGTGCGCTGTGGGCGCAGACCTGGGCGCAGGCCCACCTCACGGCGACCCGGGCGGCCATCGTCATGGCGCTGGAGCCGGTGTTCGCCGCGTTCTTCGCCGTGCTTCTCGGCGGTGAGAGCCTGACCCGGCGCATGCTGATCGGCGGTGCCATGGTGGTGACGGCCATGTACCTCGTCGAGCTCAAGTCGACACCGCGCGATCCGGACGCCAGTGCTGCCGACGATCCGCCGGTGGAGGCCTTGCACCACGACGTCTGA
- a CDS encoding class II 3-deoxy-7-phosphoheptulonate synthase, whose protein sequence is MSTTTAPDPRQRLAAGAELPAAQQPVWPDADALAEAVATLASYPPLVFAGECDVLRERMAAVARGEAFVLQGGDCAETFASATADNIRDRVKTILQMAAVLTYGASVPVVKVGRMAGQYAKPRSSNFETRAGVTLPAFRGDMVNDFDFTQESRAPDPQRLVRAYHASSATLNLVRAFTTGGFADLRHVHDWNKGFVANAANARYERLAKDIDKAMKFMNACGADFEAMRTTEFFSAHEALVLDYERPLTRVDSRTGELYDTSGHFVWVGERTRDLDGAHIDFVASVRNPVGIKVSANADTDDLLRIIDKVDPQREPGRLTFITRMGSGRIREALPTIVEKVTASGASITWVCDPMHGNTFESASGYKTRDFDDVVEEVEGFFEVHRGLGTVPGGIHVELTGNDVTECIGGSEKILDADLNLRYETVCDPRLNHQQSLELAFLVAEMLNQD, encoded by the coding sequence GTGAGCACGACCACCGCACCAGACCCCCGCCAGCGGCTCGCCGCCGGTGCCGAACTCCCCGCTGCCCAGCAGCCGGTCTGGCCCGACGCCGACGCACTCGCCGAGGCCGTGGCCACCCTGGCCAGCTACCCGCCGCTCGTCTTCGCCGGCGAGTGCGACGTGCTGCGCGAGCGGATGGCAGCCGTCGCCCGCGGTGAGGCCTTCGTGCTCCAGGGCGGCGACTGCGCCGAGACCTTCGCCTCCGCCACGGCCGACAACATCCGTGACCGGGTCAAGACGATCCTGCAGATGGCGGCCGTGCTCACGTACGGCGCGTCGGTGCCCGTCGTCAAGGTCGGCCGGATGGCCGGGCAGTACGCGAAGCCACGATCGAGCAACTTCGAGACCCGCGCGGGCGTCACCCTTCCGGCGTTCCGCGGCGACATGGTCAACGACTTCGACTTCACGCAGGAGTCGCGCGCGCCCGACCCCCAGCGACTGGTGCGGGCCTACCACGCGAGCAGCGCCACGCTGAACCTCGTGCGGGCATTCACCACCGGTGGCTTCGCCGACCTGCGCCACGTCCACGACTGGAACAAGGGCTTCGTCGCCAACGCCGCGAACGCGCGCTACGAGCGCCTCGCCAAGGACATCGACAAGGCGATGAAGTTCATGAACGCCTGCGGCGCCGACTTCGAGGCGATGCGCACCACCGAGTTCTTCTCAGCCCACGAGGCCCTCGTGCTCGACTACGAACGGCCCCTCACCCGGGTCGACTCGCGCACCGGTGAGCTCTACGACACCTCGGGACACTTCGTGTGGGTGGGGGAGCGCACCCGCGACCTCGACGGCGCGCACATCGACTTCGTCGCCTCCGTGCGCAACCCCGTCGGCATCAAGGTGTCGGCCAACGCCGACACCGACGACCTGCTGCGCATCATCGACAAGGTCGACCCGCAGCGCGAGCCGGGCCGCCTGACCTTCATCACCCGCATGGGGTCGGGCCGCATCCGTGAGGCGCTGCCGACCATCGTGGAGAAGGTCACGGCATCCGGCGCCTCGATCACCTGGGTGTGCGACCCGATGCACGGCAACACCTTCGAGTCCGCGTCGGGCTACAAGACCCGCGACTTCGACGACGTCGTCGAGGAGGTCGAGGGCTTCTTCGAGGTGCACCGTGGCCTCGGCACGGTCCCCGGCGGCATCCACGTCGAGCTGACCGGCAACGACGTCACCGAGTGCATCGGTGGGTCCGAGAAGATCCTCGACGCCGACCTGAACCTGCGCTACGAGACGGTGTGCGACCCGCGCCTGAACCACCAGCAGAGCCTCGAGCTGGCGTTCCTCGTCGCCGAGATGCTGAACCAGGACTGA
- a CDS encoding threonine aldolase family protein encodes MRADLLSDTLTRPTAAMRQAMANAEVGDDVFGEDPTVRALEDKVAALLGHEAGLFAPTGSLANQLGLRLHVGPGQELVADQLAHVLRAELGAAAAFSGITSRSWPSERGLLDPAGPMSLVTTGVGPYQVETSLVVLENTHNFGGGTVQPIEAIREVRAATAPLGVAMHLDGARLWNAHVATGVPLTAYGEQFDTVSVCLSKGLGAPVGSVLVGSAERMAQARIWRKRYGAGMRQVGILAAAGIHALDHHLERLADDHARAARFAAACAEAAPGSVDASTVETNIVVLDVGALGWQAPAFVAALMEQGVRTYAVGPGRVRLVWHLDVDDAGTDAAIDAATTLLRTPIDQ; translated from the coding sequence GTGCGCGCCGACCTGCTCTCGGACACCCTGACCCGGCCGACTGCGGCCATGCGCCAAGCCATGGCGAACGCCGAGGTCGGTGACGACGTCTTCGGCGAGGACCCCACGGTTCGCGCGCTCGAGGACAAGGTCGCCGCGCTGCTCGGTCACGAGGCCGGGCTGTTCGCGCCGACCGGATCCCTGGCCAACCAGCTCGGGCTGCGCCTGCACGTCGGCCCCGGCCAGGAGCTCGTCGCCGACCAGCTGGCGCACGTGCTGCGCGCCGAGCTCGGGGCCGCGGCGGCGTTCTCGGGCATCACGAGCCGGTCCTGGCCCAGCGAGCGCGGGCTGCTCGACCCGGCGGGGCCGATGTCGCTCGTCACGACCGGGGTCGGGCCCTACCAGGTCGAGACCTCGCTCGTCGTGCTGGAGAACACCCACAACTTCGGTGGCGGGACGGTGCAGCCGATCGAGGCCATCCGAGAGGTTCGGGCAGCCACCGCGCCCCTCGGGGTGGCGATGCACCTCGACGGGGCGCGGCTGTGGAACGCCCACGTCGCGACCGGGGTGCCGCTCACGGCATACGGCGAGCAGTTCGACACGGTCAGCGTGTGCCTGTCCAAGGGGCTCGGCGCCCCGGTGGGTTCGGTGCTCGTGGGCTCGGCGGAGCGGATGGCCCAGGCTCGGATCTGGCGCAAGCGGTACGGGGCGGGGATGCGGCAGGTCGGCATCCTGGCGGCGGCCGGCATCCACGCCCTGGATCACCACCTCGAGCGCCTCGCCGACGACCACGCCCGGGCGGCGCGCTTCGCCGCGGCGTGTGCCGAGGCGGCTCCCGGGTCGGTGGACGCCTCCACCGTCGAGACCAACATCGTCGTGCTCGACGTCGGGGCTCTCGGCTGGCAGGCGCCGGCGTTCGTGGCGGCCCTCATGGAGCAGGGAGTGCGCACGTATGCCGTCGGGCCGGGTCGGGTGCGCCTGGTGTGGCACCTCGACGTCGACGACGCGGGCACGGATGCCGCGATCGACGCCGCCACCACCCTCCTGCGTACCCCGATCGACCAATAG